One genomic region from Muriicola soli encodes:
- a CDS encoding translocation/assembly module TamB domain-containing protein, producing MVQTNLAKYATNSINEEFGTNINIDRLRVSLISWDTALEGIFIQDYQQDTLIYIEELNTSVLSIRNLMAGSLEFGAIEIDGLNFKLKKYEGETSTNLDIFVAKLDSNKPRTPGNPPFYLSSSDIEIQNSVFRLIDENIENSETLNFKNLNLTARQFQILGPEVTTEIEALSFLSKRGIELSKLGTSFTYTTQQMRFDSLNITTPNSQLVGNLVFDYNREDFADFLNKVNLTANFVDSKVSLDDINTLSQQFGTGKEVLFSASLNGVLNDLNVNEVFLTTENTGIRGDFNFKNLFTKNNPFVLEAGIKNITTSYYELRSLMPEVLGASIPSTFSKLGQFTVRGDATITESSVQTRVNINSSIGSSYVDLTLTDVDQIENARYKGFVSLIDFDLGRFVNDEKLGLASMDVNVEGTGFAQDNLNTEVIGQVYSIEFNKYNYQDLNVSGILKDQLFDGSLVVKDPNFNLDFKGLADFGGAVNNFNFDASVAYADLKKLNFIRDSVSIFKGDVKMDISGSNLDDVVGNISFSNTNYQNINNTYFFEDFKVTSSFGQDSIRTVEINSPDIITGFMRGRFKVNELEKLIRNSIGSIYTNYKPFDISEGQILDFNFKIYNKIVDVFFPQVAFDPNTFIRGNIVADEGDFKLNFKSPRISAFENVFDSIDVKIDNKNPLFNTYVSVSDVKSVYYDLKDFNLINTTLSDTLFFRTEFKGGREFNDSYNLNFYHTFNAQNRSVIGLKRSDVNFKGNTWVLNKDGDRKNKVIISRSLDSIQIEEIVMNNDNREQIRLRGELADSTYKDLQLDFKIVSLNKITPSIDSLKLQGEINGTLNILQKDDIYLPSCNLQISDFGVNDIALGELSIGIVGNRDLTEYVVNSQISDDGVEKFSLLGNFNNRNDIPDADLMANFNNFSLEPFSPLGEGIITNIRGMLNGAAQIKGDLRNPNISGLLNLNDAGIAIPYLNVDYSFGPNSRVRLYNQTFDFENIELTDVTMNTSAELDGTIKHQFWDDWTLDLDVNTNNNRFLILNTPFEEEVLYYGTGYLNGEGRIFGPTRALTIKVYGETAEGTSLKIPLSDVASIGDYSFINFIEKKDQQTFEIEKTLQDYEGLELNFDLDVTPDAEVEIVVDQKTGSSLKGTGEGILLIRINTKGTFNMFGDFVVVTGTYNYRFGGVIDKSFTVKPGGSIVWDGTPLAAQLNMEAVYSLNANPAPLLDNSGVTRRIPTDVVVQLTGELERPTIDFNIEFPGTSSIVQSELEYKLQDPTVEERNAFFLLAQGTFVDEGSGLNQQAVTGNLIQTASGLVNSLLGGGNDKFDFGFSLEQSTLDASQIETENRLGVTVSTRISDRVLFNGRFGVPVGGVSETVVAGDVEVQVLLNEEGTLRAKIFNRENEIQQFLADQTGYTQGIGLSYEVDFSTFNELLRKVFKPKEKSETSKLKAEKSKATMGRDSLIKFYQKPKTNLLKK from the coding sequence GTGGTCCAGACCAACCTGGCAAAGTATGCAACCAACTCCATTAACGAGGAATTTGGGACCAATATCAATATAGATCGGCTGCGTGTATCTCTTATTTCCTGGGATACGGCCCTGGAAGGTATTTTTATTCAGGACTATCAACAGGATACCTTAATCTATATTGAAGAATTAAATACCTCTGTTTTAAGCATCCGGAACCTCATGGCCGGTAGCCTTGAATTCGGCGCTATAGAAATAGACGGACTCAATTTTAAGCTTAAAAAATATGAAGGGGAGACCAGTACAAATCTCGATATCTTCGTCGCCAAATTGGACAGCAATAAGCCAAGAACCCCGGGTAACCCACCTTTTTATCTTTCTTCTTCAGACATTGAAATACAAAACTCGGTCTTTCGGCTAATCGACGAAAATATCGAGAATTCAGAAACCTTAAATTTTAAAAATCTGAATCTCACCGCGCGGCAATTTCAGATCCTGGGCCCTGAAGTGACCACAGAGATCGAAGCTTTGTCATTTTTGAGCAAAAGGGGTATAGAACTCTCCAAACTGGGAACTTCGTTTACCTATACCACCCAACAGATGAGATTTGATTCCCTGAACATCACAACGCCAAATTCACAGCTTGTCGGAAATCTGGTTTTTGATTACAATAGGGAAGACTTTGCTGATTTCCTCAATAAAGTGAATCTCACGGCGAACTTTGTAGATTCTAAAGTGTCCCTGGATGATATCAACACTTTGAGTCAGCAATTCGGTACAGGCAAAGAGGTGTTATTTTCCGCATCGCTCAACGGGGTGCTCAACGACCTGAATGTCAATGAAGTGTTCCTTACCACTGAGAATACCGGAATCAGGGGAGATTTTAATTTTAAAAACTTATTTACTAAAAACAATCCTTTTGTCCTGGAGGCTGGGATCAAAAATATCACCACTAGTTATTACGAGCTTAGGTCGCTCATGCCCGAGGTATTGGGTGCATCTATTCCTTCCACCTTCTCCAAACTAGGTCAGTTTACGGTTCGCGGGGATGCGACTATCACCGAATCATCTGTTCAAACCAGAGTCAATATTAATAGTAGTATTGGGAGTAGCTACGTAGATCTTACCCTCACCGACGTGGACCAAATTGAAAACGCCCGATACAAAGGATTTGTGTCCCTAATCGATTTTGACCTGGGCCGATTTGTCAATGACGAAAAACTGGGACTGGCTTCCATGGATGTGAATGTGGAAGGCACAGGATTTGCTCAGGACAACCTCAATACGGAGGTGATCGGCCAGGTGTATTCCATAGAATTCAACAAATACAATTATCAGGATCTCAATGTTTCGGGTATTCTTAAAGATCAGTTATTCGATGGTTCACTAGTGGTAAAGGACCCCAACTTTAATCTTGATTTTAAAGGGCTGGCCGACTTTGGTGGCGCTGTGAATAATTTCAACTTTGATGCTTCAGTGGCCTATGCTGACCTTAAAAAACTAAATTTTATCAGGGACAGCGTTTCCATTTTTAAGGGCGATGTAAAAATGGATATCTCCGGAAGTAATCTCGATGATGTAGTAGGTAACATTTCCTTTTCAAATACCAATTACCAAAACATAAACAATACCTATTTCTTTGAGGATTTCAAGGTAACTTCTTCGTTTGGCCAGGATAGTATCAGAACGGTTGAAATTAATTCTCCGGATATCATTACCGGATTTATGCGGGGTAGGTTTAAAGTGAACGAGCTCGAAAAACTAATCCGGAATTCCATCGGGAGCATCTACACAAATTACAAGCCTTTCGATATATCAGAAGGACAGATACTCGATTTTAATTTTAAAATCTACAACAAGATTGTCGATGTGTTTTTTCCTCAGGTTGCCTTTGATCCCAACACATTTATCAGAGGGAACATCGTTGCGGATGAGGGCGACTTTAAACTCAATTTTAAATCGCCCAGGATATCGGCTTTTGAGAATGTCTTTGATAGTATCGATGTAAAAATCGACAACAAAAATCCGCTCTTTAACACTTATGTCTCGGTATCTGATGTCAAATCGGTATACTACGATCTCAAGGACTTTAATCTCATCAACACAACCCTCTCTGACACACTCTTTTTCCGAACAGAATTCAAAGGCGGGAGGGAATTTAACGACAGTTATAACCTTAACTTTTATCACACTTTTAATGCGCAGAATCGTTCGGTTATTGGTCTGAAACGTTCGGATGTCAATTTTAAGGGAAATACATGGGTTTTAAATAAAGATGGTGATCGGAAGAACAAAGTGATTATCAGCAGATCGCTAGACAGCATCCAGATTGAGGAGATCGTCATGAATAATGATAACCGGGAACAGATCAGGCTGCGAGGTGAACTGGCAGATTCTACCTATAAAGATCTTCAACTCGATTTTAAAATTGTCTCCTTAAATAAGATCACCCCGAGTATCGACAGCCTGAAACTGCAGGGGGAAATCAATGGCACCTTGAATATTCTTCAGAAAGATGATATTTATCTGCCCTCCTGTAACCTGCAAATTTCAGATTTCGGGGTTAATGATATCGCGCTAGGGGAGTTGAGTATTGGTATCGTAGGGAACAGGGATCTTACCGAATATGTCGTAAACTCTCAAATCTCAGATGACGGAGTTGAGAAATTCAGTCTTTTAGGAAATTTCAACAATAGAAATGATATTCCCGATGCTGATCTGATGGCCAACTTCAACAACTTCAGCCTGGAACCCTTCAGTCCTCTGGGAGAAGGAATTATCACCAATATCCGAGGAATGCTCAACGGTGCAGCCCAGATCAAAGGAGATCTTCGGAACCCAAATATTAGCGGACTTCTTAATCTCAACGATGCAGGAATCGCTATACCGTACCTGAACGTGGATTACAGTTTTGGCCCCAATTCACGAGTACGCTTGTACAACCAGACATTCGATTTTGAGAATATAGAGCTGACGGATGTCACCATGAATACATCAGCGGAACTCGACGGCACCATAAAACATCAATTCTGGGACGATTGGACACTGGATCTCGATGTCAATACCAATAACAACCGTTTCTTAATTCTCAATACGCCCTTTGAGGAGGAAGTACTGTATTACGGAACCGGCTATCTCAACGGAGAAGGAAGGATCTTTGGACCCACCAGGGCCTTAACAATTAAGGTATACGGCGAAACCGCTGAAGGTACTTCCCTGAAGATCCCATTGAGTGACGTTGCCTCAATAGGCGATTACTCCTTTATTAATTTTATTGAGAAAAAGGATCAGCAAACCTTTGAAATCGAGAAGACTCTGCAAGATTACGAAGGACTTGAACTGAATTTTGACCTGGATGTAACACCCGATGCCGAGGTGGAAATCGTGGTTGACCAGAAAACCGGATCCTCCCTGAAAGGAACAGGGGAGGGAATTCTACTGATTAGGATTAATACCAAAGGCACATTCAATATGTTTGGCGACTTTGTTGTGGTAACAGGAACCTACAATTATCGATTTGGTGGAGTAATAGACAAGTCGTTTACGGTGAAACCCGGGGGTAGCATCGTATGGGATGGAACTCCGCTCGCTGCCCAATTGAACATGGAAGCCGTCTATTCCCTGAACGCAAATCCGGCTCCCCTCCTTGATAATTCGGGGGTGACCAGGAGAATACCAACCGATGTTGTAGTTCAGCTCACCGGAGAGTTGGAAAGGCCTACCATAGACTTTAATATTGAATTTCCGGGCACGAGTTCCATTGTTCAGTCTGAACTGGAATACAAACTCCAGGATCCCACGGTTGAAGAGCGTAACGCCTTCTTCCTCCTTGCACAGGGTACCTTTGTAGATGAAGGGAGTGGTTTAAATCAGCAGGCGGTGACGGGGAATTTGATACAGACGGCCTCAGGCCTGGTGAATTCACTGCTGGGCGGGGGGAATGACAAGTTTGATTTTGGTTTTTCCTTAGAACAGAGCACCCTTGATGCGAGTCAGATAGAAACCGAAAACCGACTCGGGGTAACGGTGTCAACAAGAATTAGTGACAGGGTATTGTTCAACGGCCGTTTCGGAGTTCCTGTTGGCGGGGTAAGTGAAACTGTGGTTGCAGGGGATGTGGAAGTTCAGGTACTTTTAAACGAAGAAGGAACCTTAAGGGCAAAGATTTTTAATCGTGAAAACGAGATTCAGCAGTTCCTTGCCGATCAGACAGGCTACACCCAGGGAATTGGTTTGTCATACGAAGTGGATTTCAGTACTTTTAATGAACTTCTGCGAAAGGTATTTAAACCTAAAGAAAAAAGTGAAACTTCTAAATTAAAGGCAGAAAAATCAAAGGCGACCATGGGCAGGGATAGCCTTATTAAATTCTATCAAAAACCCAAGACGAATCTCTTGAAGAAGTAA
- the pfkA gene encoding 6-phosphofructokinase, with the protein MEAKIKKIAVFTSGGDSPGMNAAIRSVVRTCAYMKIECVGIYRGYEGMIEGDFLPMNARSVNHIINKGGTILKSARCEEFRTKEGRQKAYDQLKSEGVDAMVVIGGDGSFTGALLFNEEYNIPVIGIPGTIDNDIFGTRYTLGFDTAINTAMEVIDKIRDTASSHHRLFFVEVMGRDVGHIALNAGVGAGAEEILIPEENLGLERLLESLKKSKLTGKSSSIVVVAEGDTTTGKNVFQLKEYVEQHLPIYDVRVCVLGHMQRGGSPTCFDRVLASRMGVKAVEALLDGKTNLMVGILDDDIAFTPISEAIKGKTKINKELIRVSDIMST; encoded by the coding sequence ATGGAAGCAAAAATTAAGAAAATAGCGGTTTTTACCTCAGGAGGTGATTCTCCGGGGATGAATGCAGCCATTAGATCTGTTGTTCGAACCTGCGCATACATGAAAATTGAGTGTGTCGGGATTTACAGGGGATATGAAGGAATGATCGAAGGAGATTTCCTTCCTATGAATGCGAGAAGCGTCAATCACATCATCAACAAAGGGGGTACTATTTTAAAGTCGGCCCGATGTGAGGAATTCAGAACCAAGGAAGGCAGGCAGAAAGCTTACGATCAACTCAAATCCGAAGGGGTAGATGCCATGGTCGTCATAGGGGGAGACGGTAGTTTTACCGGAGCCCTTTTATTCAATGAGGAATACAATATCCCGGTGATTGGCATTCCCGGAACTATTGATAACGATATTTTTGGTACCCGGTACACCCTTGGTTTTGATACGGCGATTAATACCGCTATGGAAGTGATAGATAAGATTCGCGATACGGCGAGTTCTCACCACCGTCTCTTCTTTGTTGAAGTGATGGGACGAGATGTAGGGCATATCGCCCTGAATGCAGGAGTAGGAGCAGGAGCTGAGGAAATCCTTATCCCCGAAGAAAATCTGGGCCTCGAGCGTCTGTTAGAATCCCTGAAAAAGAGTAAACTTACAGGAAAGTCATCTAGCATCGTTGTAGTAGCAGAAGGTGATACAACTACAGGGAAAAATGTCTTCCAACTCAAGGAATACGTAGAACAGCACTTACCCATCTACGACGTCCGTGTTTGTGTTTTAGGACACATGCAGCGAGGTGGTTCTCCAACATGTTTTGACCGTGTACTGGCAAGCAGAATGGGAGTAAAAGCTGTGGAAGCCTTGTTAGATGGAAAGACCAACCTTATGGTAGGTATCCTCGATGATGATATAGCCTTCACCCCAATAAGTGAGGCGATCAAAGGAAAAACAAAAATTAATAAGGAACTCATCAGAGTATCCGATATAATGAGTACATAA
- the gap gene encoding type I glyceraldehyde-3-phosphate dehydrogenase yields the protein MATLKVGINGFGRIGRLVLRSIVNRDNVEVVAINDLLDVEHLAYLLKYDSVHGRFDGTVSVKDGHLVVNGKTVRITAERDPKNVKWDAVGVDIVAECTGIFTTLETAQYHIDGGAKKVVISAPSKDAPMFVMGVNHKDVKATDKIVSNASCTTNCLAPLAKVLNDSFGIEEALMTTVHATTATQLTVDGPSKKDYRGGRSAMLNIIPASTGAAKAVTKVIPALEGKLTGMAFRVPTADVSVVDLTVKVKKETSYEEVKKAFKTASEGELKGILGYTEELVVSQDFVGDPRTSIFDADAGIELNPTFFKVVSWYDNEAGYSNKLVDLAEYIHKL from the coding sequence ATGGCAACATTAAAAGTAGGAATAAACGGATTTGGTAGAATTGGACGACTGGTCCTGAGATCTATCGTGAATAGAGACAACGTTGAGGTCGTTGCGATCAATGATCTTTTGGATGTAGAGCACTTAGCTTATCTCCTAAAGTACGATTCAGTACACGGAAGATTTGACGGGACGGTATCAGTAAAAGATGGACACCTTGTTGTTAACGGAAAGACTGTTAGGATCACTGCAGAACGAGATCCCAAGAATGTAAAATGGGACGCGGTAGGCGTTGACATAGTTGCGGAGTGTACAGGAATCTTTACAACCCTTGAAACAGCGCAGTACCATATTGACGGAGGAGCTAAAAAAGTAGTGATCTCTGCACCTTCTAAAGATGCCCCAATGTTCGTTATGGGAGTGAATCACAAGGACGTGAAGGCTACAGATAAAATCGTTTCCAATGCCTCCTGTACTACCAACTGTCTTGCGCCTTTGGCCAAGGTATTAAACGATTCTTTTGGAATTGAAGAAGCATTGATGACCACTGTACATGCAACTACGGCCACGCAACTTACAGTTGATGGCCCGTCTAAGAAAGATTACCGGGGCGGCCGAAGTGCTATGCTTAACATCATCCCTGCCTCAACTGGGGCAGCAAAAGCCGTGACCAAGGTGATCCCTGCCCTGGAAGGAAAACTAACCGGAATGGCATTTAGGGTGCCAACGGCAGACGTTTCTGTAGTTGACCTGACGGTTAAGGTTAAAAAGGAAACTTCCTATGAAGAGGTTAAGAAAGCCTTTAAAACAGCATCAGAAGGAGAACTAAAAGGAATTCTGGGATATACAGAAGAACTAGTTGTTTCTCAGGATTTCGTGGGTGATCCAAGGACGAGCATCTTTGATGCCGATGCGGGGATCGAATTGAACCCTACCTTCTTCAAGGTGGTATCCTGGTACGATAACGAAGCGGGATATTCTAATAAATTAGTAGACTTGGCGGAATATATCCACAAGCTCTAA
- a CDS encoding N-acetylglucosamine kinase — MILIVDSGATKADWIALDKNGDEVFMTQTLGLSPEVLTREVIEDRLANNFEISKSKTKVKRLYFYGAGCGTNRMKKFLRNIFKSFFTNAKIEVKEDTYAAIYSTTKIGHQGIVCILGTGSNCSYYDGHQLFQKVISLGYIPMDDGSGNFFGRKLIRDYYFHKMPQALGLKFSSEYNLDPDVIKENLYKQPNPNTYLATFARFLIENKEHPYCKGVIDKGLQQFVNNYIMQFELATKVPVHFVGSIAYFLRDELKAVLERNDLVPGEIRQRPIDGLVEFHKATI, encoded by the coding sequence ATGATATTAATAGTTGATAGCGGAGCGACAAAAGCCGACTGGATTGCCCTGGACAAAAATGGCGATGAGGTTTTCATGACTCAGACTCTGGGCCTTAGTCCGGAAGTACTCACCAGGGAGGTCATTGAAGACCGACTGGCAAATAATTTTGAGATTTCCAAGAGTAAAACCAAGGTTAAACGACTTTACTTTTACGGAGCAGGTTGCGGTACTAACCGTATGAAAAAATTTCTGCGCAACATTTTTAAATCATTTTTTACTAATGCCAAGATCGAAGTAAAGGAAGATACCTATGCGGCAATTTATTCCACTACCAAAATAGGGCATCAGGGGATCGTGTGCATCCTTGGGACCGGATCGAACTGCAGCTACTACGACGGACATCAATTATTTCAAAAGGTGATATCTCTTGGGTATATTCCCATGGATGACGGAAGCGGGAACTTTTTTGGCAGGAAACTGATCAGGGATTACTACTTCCACAAAATGCCTCAGGCTTTAGGTCTCAAATTCTCAAGTGAATACAACCTCGATCCGGATGTGATCAAGGAAAACCTGTACAAGCAACCTAATCCAAATACCTACCTGGCAACTTTTGCCCGTTTCCTGATCGAAAACAAGGAACATCCTTACTGTAAAGGAGTTATAGATAAAGGCTTGCAGCAGTTTGTGAATAATTACATCATGCAATTTGAGCTAGCCACCAAGGTGCCTGTACATTTTGTGGGCAGTATTGCTTATTTTCTTCGAGATGAATTAAAAGCGGTTCTCGAACGCAATGATCTGGTTCCCGGGGAAATCAGGCAACGGCCCATAGACGGTCTTGTTGAATTCCACAAGGCAACTATCTGA
- a CDS encoding RidA family protein produces MSSRKVIHTSKAPSPIGPYSQAILAGHTLFISGQIAMDPNTGDLIEGDIRQETRKCMENLEAILKKASMGFDQVVKASIFVKDMKQFAEINEVYGSYFDAASAPARETVEVANLPKFVNVEISMIAIR; encoded by the coding sequence ATGAGCAGTAGAAAAGTAATTCACACTTCCAAGGCCCCATCCCCGATCGGTCCCTACAGTCAGGCTATACTGGCAGGGCACACTCTTTTTATCTCAGGGCAGATCGCCATGGATCCAAACACAGGAGACCTTATTGAAGGGGATATCAGGCAGGAAACCAGAAAATGTATGGAGAACCTAGAGGCCATCCTCAAGAAAGCCAGTATGGGTTTCGATCAGGTTGTAAAAGCTTCAATTTTTGTGAAGGATATGAAGCAGTTCGCAGAAATTAACGAAGTATATGGTTCTTATTTTGATGCAGCTTCAGCTCCGGCCCGTGAAACGGTAGAAGTAGCTAATCTTCCTAAATTTGTCAATGTAGAGATCTCAATGATCGCGATCAGATAG
- a CDS encoding putative LPS assembly protein LptD: protein MIFGQEDQTKPLPIKAVQDSIRAPLPPQTLIRDTVQTDSALPDSLPRKPALLLDNIKYKAKDYVKLSQKDQKIYLYNEAEIYYQDTELKAGIIILDYIKNEVYAGRLKDSVGNYSQLPYFKQGENVVIPDSIRFNFDTQKAVIWNSRTEQQAGLGQLGSDAMKVYAERTKKENDSVYFLSEGKLTTSKDTIDPDYYIRVRKAKFVPKKKVIAGFSNLYIVDVPTPIALPFAYFPLTVGRTAGIMMPTFGNDPNRGYFLQNAGYYVPINEYVDLTLTGDLYTNGSYGIRAQSVYSKRYSYRGNFNFRYENQIVSQKGFDDYSRGTIYNIQISHSQDPKANPNSRLSASVNLGSSQYYRNSLLQQNLALTQTNNLSSSISYSKTFPAYPSVNMSLTATHNQNTNTNVVDVTLPTLQASMERVFPFAPLEGIKKGAIQNINFQYDLNARNSIRTDDEDFLTGKMFDDAKVGARHRIPISTNFKVAKHFSVTMGGSYEDIWTLQTFDQRFDPDSQTVVTDTISGFDRYNQYNFSASVGTTLYGTFTFGEGKKFQAIRHVLRPTVSYGYAPSFEQYYDEYLNEVSGNIVQYSRFQNTIYGAPRLGKSNALTFSLQNTLEAKVKDKDSTATEPKKIQLLNSLNFSSGYNFEADSLKISPVSMSGGTNLFKNKMSVNFGASLDPYAIDNNGRRINTLNVNNGGSLLRLTSARMNISYNISSKDFGAKKEEDEPEDDPYEGQNYVAASGGRTDDLFGAADNFNESSFKNRDPDDIENPRYRTKIPWDLRLQYAANYSNSNRQNEFSSHSLMFSGNVELSPRWKVGVSSGYDIKNQGFTVTQLRFERDLKSFNLRFNWTPFGDFERWYFFIGIKSSILQDLKWENRSQPPRR from the coding sequence ATGATTTTTGGACAAGAGGACCAAACAAAACCGCTGCCCATTAAAGCCGTGCAGGATAGCATCAGGGCTCCACTGCCTCCGCAAACCCTTATTCGCGATACGGTTCAAACCGATTCAGCTCTGCCCGATTCACTTCCCAGAAAGCCTGCTCTCCTATTGGATAACATCAAATACAAGGCCAAAGATTATGTGAAGTTGAGCCAGAAAGATCAGAAAATCTATCTCTACAACGAGGCTGAAATCTATTACCAGGACACCGAATTAAAAGCGGGAATCATCATCCTGGATTATATAAAGAATGAGGTCTATGCCGGGCGCTTAAAAGATTCTGTGGGGAATTATTCGCAACTCCCCTATTTTAAACAAGGGGAAAATGTGGTGATCCCCGACTCCATCCGCTTTAATTTTGACACCCAAAAAGCGGTGATCTGGAATTCGAGAACCGAGCAGCAGGCTGGTCTCGGACAATTGGGGAGCGATGCCATGAAAGTCTACGCCGAACGCACCAAAAAGGAAAATGATTCGGTTTACTTTCTGAGCGAAGGAAAACTTACCACTTCCAAGGATACCATCGATCCCGATTACTACATCCGGGTAAGAAAGGCAAAGTTTGTACCCAAGAAAAAAGTTATTGCGGGTTTTAGCAACCTGTATATCGTAGACGTACCTACCCCCATTGCACTGCCATTCGCTTATTTCCCGCTTACCGTGGGCAGGACAGCAGGGATAATGATGCCAACCTTTGGCAACGACCCCAACCGTGGGTATTTCCTCCAGAATGCGGGATATTACGTCCCCATTAATGAATACGTAGACCTTACCCTCACAGGTGATCTGTATACCAATGGTAGTTATGGAATCCGGGCACAATCTGTGTATTCGAAACGATATAGTTACAGGGGAAATTTTAATTTCAGATATGAAAATCAGATCGTGAGTCAGAAAGGCTTTGACGACTATAGCAGGGGGACCATTTACAATATTCAGATCTCCCATTCGCAAGACCCCAAAGCAAATCCTAATTCAAGATTATCCGCTTCCGTAAACCTGGGAAGCAGCCAGTATTATCGGAATTCCCTGTTACAACAGAATTTAGCGCTGACACAGACCAACAACCTGTCGTCCTCTATTTCTTATTCCAAAACCTTCCCGGCCTATCCCTCGGTCAATATGAGTTTAACGGCAACCCATAATCAGAATACCAATACCAATGTGGTAGACGTTACCCTGCCAACCCTGCAAGCAAGTATGGAACGAGTTTTCCCTTTTGCACCCCTGGAGGGGATAAAAAAAGGAGCCATTCAAAATATTAACTTCCAGTACGATCTCAATGCCAGGAATAGCATTCGAACTGATGACGAAGACTTCCTGACCGGCAAAATGTTTGACGATGCAAAAGTTGGGGCCAGGCATCGGATACCCATCAGTACGAATTTCAAAGTTGCGAAGCATTTTAGCGTAACTATGGGTGGAAGTTATGAGGATATCTGGACGCTTCAGACCTTTGATCAGCGTTTTGATCCGGATTCTCAAACCGTTGTAACTGATACTATTAGTGGATTCGACCGTTATAATCAATATAACTTCAGTGCAAGTGTGGGAACCACCCTGTACGGAACTTTTACTTTTGGAGAGGGAAAAAAATTCCAGGCTATCAGGCACGTTCTCAGGCCCACGGTGAGTTACGGTTACGCCCCTTCTTTTGAGCAATATTACGATGAATACCTCAACGAGGTTTCAGGGAATATTGTGCAATACAGCCGTTTTCAGAATACGATTTACGGGGCTCCGCGATTGGGTAAATCCAATGCTTTGACCTTCTCCCTGCAAAATACCCTCGAGGCAAAGGTGAAGGACAAGGATTCTACAGCAACTGAACCAAAGAAGATCCAGCTACTCAATAGTCTCAATTTCTCCTCCGGATATAACTTTGAAGCCGATTCCTTAAAAATAAGTCCGGTAAGCATGAGTGGAGGTACCAATCTGTTTAAAAACAAAATGTCTGTAAACTTTGGTGCCAGTCTGGACCCCTATGCTATTGACAACAACGGCCGGCGGATAAATACATTAAACGTTAATAACGGAGGTAGTTTGTTAAGGCTTACCAGTGCAAGAATGAATATCAGCTACAATATCAGCAGCAAGGATTTTGGTGCTAAGAAAGAGGAGGACGAGCCGGAAGACGATCCTTACGAAGGGCAGAATTATGTTGCGGCAAGTGGAGGAAGAACGGACGATCTCTTTGGTGCTGCCGACAATTTTAACGAGAGTAGTTTTAAAAACAGGGATCCCGATGATATTGAAAATCCGAGATACAGGACTAAAATCCCATGGGATCTTAGGCTTCAATATGCAGCTAATTACAGCAACAGTAATCGCCAGAATGAATTCTCGAGCCATTCGCTGATGTTTTCAGGTAATGTGGAATTGTCTCCGCGCTGGAAGGTGGGGGTGTCTTCTGGTTATGATATTAAAAATCAAGGATTTACGGTAACCCAGTTGCGTTTTGAACGCGATCTTAAAAGTTTTAATTTACGGTTTAACTGGACGCCTTTTGGGGATTTTGAGCGCTGGTATTTCTTTATTGGCATAAAGAGTTCTATTTTACAGGATCTCAAATGGGAAAACCGCAGTCAGCCTCCCAGAAGGTAA